One window from the genome of Brachyspira hampsonii encodes:
- the deoD gene encoding purine-nucleoside phosphorylase: MATPHIAANKGDIAETILLPGDPLRAKFIAENFLENAVQYNSIRNMFGFTGTYKGKKVSVQGTGMGMPSCSIYSYELIHFYGCKNLIRIGTAGALSDKLHIGDLVIGMGACTDSNYASQYELPGTFAPIASYELLRKAVNKADEMKINYHVGNIVSSDVFYGANNATPKWAKMGVLAVEMEAAALYMNAAYAGVNALCMVTISDSLVTGEATTAEQREKTFTNMMEVALSLA; the protein is encoded by the coding sequence ATGGCCACACCTCATATAGCTGCCAATAAAGGCGATATTGCTGAAACTATACTTTTACCAGGAGATCCTTTAAGAGCAAAATTTATAGCTGAAAATTTCTTAGAAAATGCTGTTCAGTATAATTCTATAAGAAATATGTTTGGTTTTACAGGTACTTATAAAGGAAAAAAAGTTTCTGTTCAAGGTACAGGTATGGGAATGCCTTCCTGCAGTATATATTCTTATGAGCTTATTCATTTTTACGGCTGTAAGAACTTGATTCGTATTGGTACCGCTGGGGCTTTATCTGATAAACTTCATATAGGTGATTTGGTTATAGGAATGGGGGCATGCACTGATTCTAATTATGCTTCTCAGTATGAACTTCCAGGAACTTTTGCTCCTATAGCTAGTTATGAATTACTTAGAAAAGCTGTTAATAAAGCCGATGAAATGAAAATTAACTATCATGTGGGCAATATAGTATCATCTGATGTATTTTACGGAGCCAATAATGCAACGCCAAAATGGGCTAAAATGGGAGTATTGGCTGTTGAGATGGAGGCTGCTGCTTTATATATGAATGCTGCTTATGCTGGAGTGAATGCTCTTTGTATGGTTACTATTTCGGATTCTCTTGTTACAGGTGAGGCTACAACTGCTGAACAGAGAGAGAAAACTTTTACTAATATGATGGAAGTTGCCTTATCTTTGGCATAA
- a CDS encoding NADP-dependent oxidoreductase, which translates to MRAAQIDRYSKDIDIKIRDIPMPEISDDEVLVNVKAAAVNPLEILILTGSVRLIQDYKMPLTLGNEFSGVVEKIGKNVKDFNVGDKVYTRMPISKIGAFADYAAVDSKFLSSMPNNCSFIEAAAIPLTALTAYQALKEELEAKTGETVLITGGSGSFGEMAVPIFKYFGLNVIVSGNERSKEHFISLGADKYIDYRKENYWELVSEADYVIDTLGAKEFDKELSVLKKGGRILSLRTSPNKKFAEVNQFPFLKRTLFSLAGSKYDKKAMKEGKEYRFMFVRADGRELKEITKIVEEKNIKPKIFSKVFNIEDTKEAIQTMSKGGIEGKIIISM; encoded by the coding sequence ATGAGAGCAGCACAGATTGATAGATATTCAAAAGATATTGATATAAAGATTAGAGATATACCAATGCCAGAAATCTCTGATGATGAAGTATTGGTTAATGTAAAGGCAGCTGCAGTAAACCCGCTTGAAATATTAATATTAACAGGCAGTGTAAGACTTATACAGGATTATAAAATGCCTCTTACATTGGGAAATGAGTTTTCTGGTGTGGTTGAAAAAATAGGTAAGAATGTAAAAGATTTTAATGTAGGCGATAAAGTTTATACACGTATGCCCATATCAAAAATAGGTGCTTTTGCTGATTATGCTGCAGTAGATAGTAAGTTTTTATCCTCTATGCCCAATAATTGCAGTTTTATTGAAGCGGCAGCAATACCTCTTACAGCACTCACAGCTTATCAGGCACTTAAAGAAGAATTAGAGGCTAAAACAGGTGAAACTGTTTTAATAACAGGAGGCTCTGGAAGTTTCGGAGAGATGGCAGTTCCTATTTTTAAATATTTCGGGCTTAATGTTATTGTTTCTGGTAATGAGAGGTCAAAAGAGCATTTTATAAGTTTGGGTGCTGATAAATATATTGATTACCGTAAAGAAAATTATTGGGAGTTAGTTTCAGAAGCTGATTATGTTATAGATACACTTGGGGCGAAAGAGTTTGATAAAGAGTTATCAGTATTAAAGAAAGGAGGGCGTATTTTGAGTTTGAGAACAAGCCCTAATAAAAAATTTGCTGAAGTTAATCAATTTCCTTTCTTAAAAAGAACTTTATTTTCTTTGGCAGGTTCTAAATACGATAAAAAAGCTATGAAAGAAGGAAAAGAGTATAGATTTATGTTTGTAAGAGCTGATGGTAGAGAGCTTAAAGAAATTACAAAAATAGTAGAAGAGAAAAATATAAAGCCTAAAATATTTTCTAAAGTATTTAATATTGAAGATACAAAAGAAGCTATTCAAACTATGTCTAAAGGCGGTATAGAAGGTAAGATAATCATATCTATGTGA
- a CDS encoding GNAT family N-acetyltransferase: MKIRLANIEDASQILSIYSQYIDTNITFEYTLPTLEEFKNRIENIIEKYPYLVCEDNSNKIIGYCYANKFLERRAYNWSCELSIYLDKNNISRGIGKKLCSIIIEILKYQGIKNIYSKVTVPNIKSDKLHYSLGFNLIGNYNNIGYKNGKWHSVSIFEKELIFDYDNPKDIIPIKEINEEKIISFIENYK; encoded by the coding sequence ATGAAAATAAGGTTAGCAAATATTGAAGATGCTTCTCAAATTCTTTCAATATATTCTCAGTATATTGATACAAATATAACATTTGAATATACACTGCCAACTTTAGAAGAGTTTAAAAATCGTATAGAAAATATTATAGAAAAATATCCTTATTTAGTATGCGAAGACAACAGTAATAAAATAATCGGATATTGTTATGCCAATAAATTTCTTGAAAGAAGAGCATATAATTGGAGCTGTGAACTATCTATATATTTAGATAAAAATAATATCAGCAGAGGAATAGGCAAAAAATTATGTTCTATAATTATTGAAATTCTTAAATATCAGGGAATAAAAAATATTTATTCAAAGGTTACAGTACCAAATATAAAAAGTGATAAACTACATTATTCATTAGGTTTTAATCTGATAGGAAATTATAACAATATAGGATATAAAAATGGCAAATGGCATAGTGTGAGCATATTTGAAAAAGAACTTATTTTTGATTATGATAATCCAAAAGATATAATACCAATAAAAGAAATAAATGAAGAAAAAATAATTTCATTTATAGAAAATTATAAATAA
- the aroF gene encoding 3-deoxy-7-phosphoheptulonate synthase, with translation MIVVMKPNAKEEHINNIIERLKEAGLGINKSVGVDYTVIGMVGDTSKIDRDLISSLPGVSKVLKVQEPFKRANRAFKKEDTIVDVSGVKIGEGKPVIIAGPCSVESEQQVINIAKSVKASGASILRGGAFKPRTSPYAFQGLALDGLKILKLAKEEVGIPIVSEIVSIRHLEDFDNTVDMIQIGARNMQNFELLKEVGKLKKPILLKRGLSSTIEEWLMSAEYILNQGNENVVLCERGIRTFETYTRNTFDVSAIPAIKRLSHLPVIGDPSHASGKSWMALPLTLAAISAGADGMIIEVHNDPEHALCDGAQSIKPDVFADIMESVNMISDTVQKIKEKHNGKIYTK, from the coding sequence ATGATAGTAGTAATGAAACCAAATGCTAAAGAAGAACATATTAATAACATTATAGAAAGACTTAAAGAGGCAGGTCTTGGGATTAATAAAAGTGTAGGAGTAGACTATACAGTAATAGGAATGGTTGGTGATACCTCCAAAATAGATAGAGATTTAATTTCATCTTTGCCCGGAGTATCTAAAGTATTGAAAGTGCAGGAACCATTTAAAAGAGCAAATAGAGCGTTCAAAAAAGAAGACACTATAGTTGATGTAAGCGGTGTAAAAATAGGAGAGGGTAAGCCTGTAATTATTGCAGGACCTTGTTCTGTTGAAAGCGAACAGCAGGTTATTAATATAGCTAAAAGTGTAAAGGCTTCTGGTGCTTCTATACTTAGAGGCGGGGCTTTCAAACCTAGAACTTCCCCTTATGCATTTCAGGGTTTAGCTTTGGACGGACTTAAAATATTAAAACTTGCTAAAGAAGAGGTTGGAATACCTATTGTAAGTGAGATTGTATCTATAAGGCATTTAGAAGATTTTGATAATACTGTTGACATGATTCAGATTGGTGCAAGAAACATGCAGAACTTTGAACTTTTAAAAGAAGTAGGAAAGTTAAAAAAGCCTATACTTTTAAAAAGAGGTTTGTCAAGCACTATAGAAGAATGGCTTATGAGTGCTGAATATATACTCAATCAAGGTAATGAAAATGTTGTGTTATGCGAAAGAGGTATAAGAACATTTGAAACTTATACTAGAAATACATTTGATGTAAGTGCAATACCTGCTATAAAGCGTTTAAGTCATTTGCCTGTTATAGGAGATCCTTCGCATGCAAGCGGAAAATCATGGATGGCACTTCCTCTAACATTGGCTGCTATTTCTGCAGGTGCTGACGGTATGATAATAGAAGTGCATAATGATCCAGAGCATGCTTTATGCGATGGTGCACAGTCTATAAAACCTGATGTATTTGCTGATATTATGGAATCTGTTAATATGATATCTGATACTGTTCAAAAAATAAAAGAAAAACATAACGGCAAAATTTATACTAAATAA
- a CDS encoding lytic transglycosylase domain-containing protein, translating to MKNKILFNKRFILLIISFSLIIAIIASILTAQDISLKKKITSKNKINYGTALELYNREKYLEAYNQFTNIINRDEDSIIKDYIIYYGAKSALNTNMYDESIDLYSLLMKEYTNSPLYPYAEQYKALAEFYRDDYPISNFFNSRKQKWIKEFVGIRALRNTDDTNKAKMIAYELITKLTNTEAIIYYNNNYEDEISLFDNNLQYKSASVLYDAGFRKSALKLFQYLYSNNYNKGNSTYYMARINEAEGNRVEAAKLYDEYLSNANNKTYRKMGLYYSAGNYSKLTNNSKSIELYNTFLKEYPKDDYVPRIYNNFVNTSLNKNNLVQAKVYLTNVMNKFPNSWQTELALKSYLRKAFKLKNKTETYFAASALEKRYTKFRYDFPLSWNMWTAEEFGDDEKRDEYLMKTLLTSKNHYFLKGALSLANDEMIKNVEISNTYYFDEVEKYYADSNYTKSMEMLNKIQFLNYISTGKEDDFMKSARDMAKNILMQNEFVKELYSNKSDYDLFNELSLQTTNEADRSILLYYYGDYDNAYTEYDKIFKKAEEVTYPLFYFAEKIFKDSGNTKRLMQISVNIGKYFNYPYSDNTDLLPDEFRKMVYPRYFDEYVLPEAKYYKIDPLFVYSIMREESTFDPKAKSWVGATGLMQLMPATAEEQNRNPRYRYDPLDLTDPKQNINIGIGHLSWLFKSENASNYIIVAASYNAGSGRGRRWKAEYGTNNMYRTGRFIDIEETEYYVERVINSYEHYSKYYKD from the coding sequence ATGAAAAATAAAATTCTATTTAATAAAAGATTTATACTACTGATTATTTCTTTTTCTTTGATTATTGCTATTATTGCTTCTATTCTAACCGCACAGGATATTTCATTAAAGAAAAAAATAACTTCAAAGAATAAAATAAATTATGGTACGGCATTAGAATTATATAATAGAGAAAAATATTTAGAAGCATATAATCAATTTACAAATATAATAAACAGAGATGAAGATTCAATTATTAAAGATTACATTATATATTACGGAGCCAAAAGTGCTTTAAATACAAATATGTATGATGAATCAATAGATTTATATTCATTGCTTATGAAAGAATATACAAATTCTCCATTATATCCTTATGCAGAGCAGTATAAAGCATTAGCTGAGTTTTACAGAGATGATTATCCTATTAGTAATTTTTTTAATAGTAGGAAACAAAAATGGATTAAGGAATTTGTAGGTATTAGAGCTTTAAGAAATACTGATGATACCAATAAAGCTAAGATGATAGCTTATGAACTTATAACTAAATTAACAAACACTGAAGCTATTATTTATTATAACAATAATTATGAAGATGAAATATCATTATTCGATAATAATTTACAATATAAATCGGCTTCAGTGCTGTATGATGCCGGATTTAGAAAATCTGCATTAAAACTTTTCCAATATTTATATTCTAATAATTACAATAAGGGAAACTCAACTTATTATATGGCTAGAATAAATGAAGCAGAAGGAAATAGGGTAGAAGCAGCTAAATTGTATGATGAATATTTATCTAATGCCAATAATAAAACATATAGAAAAATGGGGCTTTATTATTCTGCAGGTAATTATTCTAAATTGACAAATAATAGCAAATCAATAGAATTGTATAACACTTTTTTGAAGGAATATCCTAAAGATGATTATGTTCCAAGAATATATAATAATTTTGTTAATACAAGTTTGAATAAAAATAATTTAGTTCAGGCAAAAGTTTATTTAACTAATGTTATGAATAAATTTCCAAATAGCTGGCAGACAGAATTAGCATTAAAATCATATTTAAGAAAAGCATTCAAATTAAAAAATAAAACAGAAACTTATTTTGCAGCTTCAGCATTAGAGAAAAGATATACTAAATTCCGATACGATTTTCCATTATCTTGGAATATGTGGACTGCTGAAGAGTTTGGAGATGATGAGAAAAGAGATGAATATTTAATGAAAACACTTCTTACAAGTAAAAATCATTATTTTTTGAAAGGTGCTTTGAGTTTAGCCAATGATGAGATGATTAAAAATGTTGAAATTAGTAATACTTATTATTTTGATGAAGTTGAAAAATATTATGCTGATTCAAATTATACTAAATCTATGGAAATGCTTAATAAGATTCAGTTTTTAAATTATATTTCTACAGGAAAAGAAGATGATTTTATGAAATCAGCTAGAGATATGGCTAAAAATATTCTTATGCAAAATGAATTTGTAAAAGAATTATATTCTAATAAAAGCGATTATGATTTATTTAATGAATTATCATTGCAAACTACTAATGAAGCTGACAGGTCTATATTATTATATTATTATGGTGATTATGATAATGCATATACAGAATATGATAAAATATTTAAGAAAGCAGAAGAAGTAACTTATCCGTTATTTTATTTCGCTGAAAAAATTTTTAAAGATTCAGGCAATACCAAGAGGCTTATGCAAATATCAGTCAATATAGGAAAGTATTTTAATTACCCTTATTCTGATAATACCGATTTGCTTCCAGATGAATTTAGAAAAATGGTTTATCCAAGATATTTTGATGAATATGTTTTACCAGAGGCAAAATATTATAAGATAGATCCATTATTTGTATATTCTATAATGCGGGAGGAAAGTACATTTGATCCTAAGGCTAAATCTTGGGTTGGAGCTACAGGGCTTATGCAGTTAATGCCTGCAACAGCTGAAGAGCAAAATAGAAATCCTAGATACAGATATGATCCTTTAGATCTAACAGATCCGAAGCAAAATATTAATATAGGTATTGGGCATTTAAGCTGGTTATTTAAAAGTGAAAATGCAAGTAACTATATAATAGTAGCCGCAAGTTATAATGCAGGTTCAGGACGAGGAAGAAGATGGAAAGCAGAGTATGGTACTAATAACATGTATCGTACGGGAAGATTTATTGATATTGAAGAAACTGAATATTATGTGGAACGAGTTATTAATAGTTATGAACACTACAGTAAATATTATAAAGATTAA
- a CDS encoding SpoIID/LytB domain-containing protein, which yields MNSIYAFANQNIIRVQLTDVKAPYTINIKGPYKAYNYKYESEIISALTNETVMVVENRLGLKVNEVGVYKEGIVFETQDGFTLNGKEYYGSLMFIPYNDTMIVVNELNIEDYVKGVLPHEMSPDWPMEALKAQAVAARTYAMYHILKNANKLPFDVDNTTKYQVYNGKEKISWSVEQAVDRTRYEIAVYKGKVIATYFSALCGGHTDSAENVFGVAVPYLEGVSCPYCNAQIKPWTNALSYNELNNDLANYSVHASEKSSIGISTDPKSGKATNIKIDDSDITSRDFRTTLSPKLVPSLNFTIKKVDNGIIITGKGSGHGVGMCQWGAYGMAQVKKDYKEILKFYYNGIDIVDYNRVNKEFEPDVWGK from the coding sequence ATGAATAGTATATATGCATTTGCAAATCAAAATATTATCAGAGTACAATTAACAGATGTAAAAGCTCCATATACTATTAATATCAAAGGTCCTTATAAAGCGTACAATTACAAATATGAAAGCGAAATAATATCAGCTCTAACTAATGAAACTGTAATGGTTGTAGAAAACAGATTAGGTTTAAAAGTTAATGAAGTAGGGGTTTATAAAGAGGGTATAGTCTTTGAAACACAAGACGGATTTACTTTAAATGGAAAAGAATATTATGGTTCTTTAATGTTTATTCCATATAATGATACTATGATAGTGGTTAATGAGCTTAATATTGAAGACTATGTTAAAGGTGTTTTACCTCATGAGATGTCTCCAGATTGGCCTATGGAAGCATTAAAAGCTCAGGCAGTTGCAGCCCGTACTTATGCGATGTATCATATATTAAAAAATGCTAATAAACTTCCTTTTGATGTTGATAATACTACAAAATATCAGGTTTATAACGGCAAAGAAAAAATTAGTTGGTCTGTTGAACAGGCTGTTGACAGAACAAGATATGAGATTGCTGTTTATAAAGGTAAAGTTATAGCTACATACTTTAGTGCTTTATGCGGCGGACATACTGACAGTGCTGAAAATGTATTCGGTGTTGCTGTACCTTATTTGGAAGGTGTTTCTTGTCCTTACTGCAATGCTCAGATTAAACCTTGGACTAATGCTTTAAGCTATAATGAACTTAATAATGATTTAGCTAATTATTCTGTACATGCAAGTGAAAAATCTTCTATTGGTATTAGCACTGATCCTAAATCTGGAAAAGCTACTAATATAAAAATAGATGACAGTGATATTACTTCAAGAGATTTCAGAACTACACTTTCTCCTAAATTGGTACCATCACTTAATTTTACTATTAAAAAAGTAGATAATGGTATAATAATCACTGGTAAAGGAAGCGGACATGGTGTAGGTATGTGCCAATGGGGTGCTTACGGTATGGCTCAGGTTAAAAAAGACTACAAAGAAATTTTGAAGTTTTATTATAACGGTATTGATATTGTTGATTATAATAGAGTTAATAAAGAGTTTGAACCTGATGTTTGGGGAAAATAA
- a CDS encoding aldehyde dehydrogenase family protein translates to MNLTELRDKQKQFFKSSKTLSYDFRIEQLKKLQSMLIKYERNFIDALYKDMQKSEFEAIGTELFFVMEEIKTFIKNLKKWMHNKKAKRNMVTIDSKTTIINKPFGVSLIISPWNYPIQLTFLPLVGAIGAGNTAIIAPSQLTPTVYDVIYNSIKDTFDEEYIAVVDKSIPPENVSKIEYDKIFFTGSPRVGKIIMSNASEFLTPVTLELGGKSPVIIDDIKGNNFNKAIKRIIWGKFINSGQTCVSPDYILIREDLKERFLKAFNDEIKLFNDEKKLHRIINENHYKRLKSYLNDGKIIYGGEYDDNNLSISITLVEPKDLETNIIKDEIFGSIFPILYYKTKEEARDIIEKVCPNPLAMYIFSEDIDFNYYFIEKITYGGCSVNDTISHILNSNAPFGGVGNSGMGNYHGYYSFKCFSKETTVLTKGYGFEVKTKYPPYSTKIKEVNLLYNLVKK, encoded by the coding sequence ATGAATTTAACAGAATTAAGAGATAAACAAAAACAATTTTTCAAAAGTTCAAAAACATTATCATACGACTTTAGAATAGAACAATTAAAAAAATTACAATCAATGCTTATAAAATATGAAAGAAATTTTATAGATGCCCTGTATAAAGATATGCAGAAGTCAGAATTTGAAGCTATAGGAACAGAATTATTTTTTGTGATGGAAGAGATTAAAACATTCATAAAAAATCTAAAAAAATGGATGCATAACAAAAAAGCAAAAAGAAATATGGTAACTATAGATTCAAAAACCACTATAATAAATAAACCATTTGGAGTATCATTAATAATATCGCCTTGGAATTACCCTATACAATTAACTTTTCTTCCGCTTGTGGGGGCAATAGGAGCTGGAAATACAGCTATAATAGCACCTTCTCAATTAACTCCTACTGTTTATGATGTAATATATAATTCTATTAAAGATACATTTGATGAAGAATATATTGCCGTTGTAGATAAAAGTATACCCCCAGAAAATGTAAGTAAAATAGAATATGATAAAATATTTTTTACAGGCTCTCCTAGAGTTGGAAAAATTATTATGTCAAATGCTTCAGAGTTTCTTACACCTGTAACATTAGAACTTGGAGGAAAATCACCTGTTATAATTGATGATATAAAAGGAAATAATTTTAATAAAGCTATAAAAAGAATCATATGGGGTAAGTTTATAAACTCGGGTCAAACTTGCGTATCTCCAGATTATATACTCATAAGAGAAGATTTAAAAGAAAGATTTTTAAAAGCATTTAATGATGAAATAAAATTATTCAATGATGAAAAAAAGCTTCATAGAATAATAAATGAAAATCACTATAAAAGATTAAAATCATATTTAAATGACGGAAAAATTATTTACGGCGGAGAATATGATGATAATAATTTATCTATTTCTATAACATTAGTAGAACCTAAAGATTTAGAAACTAATATTATAAAAGATGAAATATTCGGAAGCATTTTCCCAATACTTTATTATAAAACAAAAGAAGAGGCCAGAGATATAATAGAAAAAGTATGTCCTAATCCTCTTGCTATGTATATCTTTTCTGAAGATATTGACTTTAATTATTACTTTATAGAAAAAATAACTTATGGAGGCTGCTCTGTTAATGACACTATAAGCCATATATTAAATTCTAATGCCCCATTTGGAGGAGTTGGAAATAGCGGAATGGGTAATTATCATGGATATTATAGCTTTAAATGCTTCTCAAAAGAAACAACCGTTTTAACTAAAGGATATGGTTTTGAAGTAAAAACTAAATATCCTCCTTATTCTACAAAGATTAAAGAAGTTAATTTATTATATAATTTGGTAAAGAAATAA
- a CDS encoding methionine-R-sulfoxide reductase, translating into MEKRELNEEERNVIIFKGTEYPFTGEYNDFFEEGIYCCKQCGAELYRSEDKFKSHCGWPSFDDEIEGAVRRTLDADGYRIEITCNNCGGHLGHVFTGEHLTEKNTRHCVNSISLIFKPKK; encoded by the coding sequence ATGGAGAAAAGAGAATTAAATGAAGAAGAAAGAAATGTAATAATTTTTAAAGGTACAGAATACCCTTTCACAGGTGAGTACAATGACTTTTTTGAGGAAGGTATTTATTGCTGCAAACAATGCGGTGCAGAATTGTACCGCTCTGAAGATAAATTCAAATCTCATTGCGGCTGGCCTAGCTTCGATGATGAAATAGAAGGAGCTGTTAGAAGAACATTAGATGCAGACGGATACAGAATAGAAATAACATGCAATAATTGCGGAGGACATTTAGGTCATGTATTTACAGGAGAACATCTTACAGAAAAAAATACAAGACATTGTGTGAATTCTATTTCACTGATATTTAAACCTAAAAAATAA